A DNA window from Stenotrophomonas sp. 57 contains the following coding sequences:
- the uvrC gene encoding excinuclease ABC subunit UvrC — MTDVPAPAFDGKAFAAQLSTAPGVYRMYAADDTLLYVGKARALRNRVGSYFNGSPKNARIMSMISQITRMDVTVTRSEAEALLLENQLIKSLSPRYNVSLRDDKTYPHVLLTREDWPRIALHRGPRAIPGRYFGPYPGVTAVRETLNLMHKLFKLRSCEDSVFRNRSRPCLQYQIGRCSAPCVELVAPAEYAESVRRAALFLEGKSDELTRELGEQMQVASEALEFEQAARLRDLISSLRSMQTRQYVDGRAADLDVLSVAMQGSQACVLLLAFRDGRNLGTRPFFPRTNGEESPEEVLAAFVSQYYIEFEPPREILLDREIPDADLLVAALSASAERKVQLKWNVRGERAGYVELASRNAQLTLATELNSRNAQHARSDALRDMLGLAEPVKRVECFDISHTLGEATVASCVVFDAAGPVRAQYRRFNISGIEPGDDYAAMRQAIDRRFRRAVEEQGVLPDVLLIDGGAGQLAQAHAALTDLGVEGVLLVGVAKGVERRAGHEALVMPDGRELRPGAANPALQFIQQVRDEAHRFAITGHRGRRQKARMTSKLEDIPGIGPRRRASLLKHFGGLVGLKAAGEAEIAKVEGINDALAARIYANLHGLATPDAAE, encoded by the coding sequence ATGACCGACGTTCCCGCCCCGGCCTTCGACGGCAAGGCCTTCGCGGCCCAGCTCAGCACCGCCCCCGGCGTGTACCGCATGTACGCCGCCGACGATACCCTGCTGTACGTGGGCAAGGCGCGTGCGCTGCGCAACCGTGTCGGCAGCTACTTCAACGGCAGCCCGAAGAATGCGCGGATCATGTCGATGATCTCGCAGATCACGCGCATGGACGTGACCGTGACGCGCTCGGAGGCCGAGGCGCTGCTGCTGGAAAACCAGCTGATCAAGTCGTTGTCGCCGCGCTACAACGTCTCGCTGCGCGACGACAAGACCTACCCGCATGTGCTGCTGACCCGCGAGGACTGGCCTCGCATCGCCCTGCATCGCGGCCCGCGCGCCATTCCCGGGCGCTATTTCGGGCCGTATCCCGGCGTCACTGCGGTGCGCGAAACGCTGAACCTGATGCACAAGCTGTTCAAGCTGCGCAGCTGCGAGGACAGCGTGTTCCGCAACCGCTCGCGGCCGTGCCTGCAATACCAGATCGGCCGCTGCAGCGCGCCCTGCGTGGAGCTGGTGGCGCCTGCGGAGTACGCTGAATCGGTGCGCCGCGCCGCGCTGTTCCTGGAAGGCAAGAGTGACGAGCTGACCCGCGAGCTGGGCGAGCAGATGCAGGTCGCCAGCGAGGCGCTGGAGTTCGAACAGGCCGCGCGCCTGCGCGATCTGATTTCCTCGCTGCGCAGCATGCAGACCCGCCAATACGTGGACGGCCGCGCCGCCGATCTGGACGTGCTGTCGGTGGCCATGCAGGGCTCGCAGGCGTGCGTGCTGCTGCTGGCCTTCCGTGATGGCCGCAACCTCGGCACCCGTCCGTTCTTCCCGCGCACCAATGGCGAGGAAAGCCCGGAAGAAGTGCTGGCGGCGTTCGTCTCGCAGTACTACATCGAATTCGAGCCGCCGCGCGAGATCCTGCTGGACCGCGAGATTCCCGATGCCGACCTGCTGGTCGCCGCGCTGTCCGCCTCGGCCGAACGCAAGGTACAGCTGAAGTGGAACGTACGCGGCGAGCGTGCCGGCTACGTGGAACTGGCCAGCCGCAACGCGCAGCTGACCCTGGCCACCGAACTCAACAGCCGTAATGCTCAGCACGCGCGCAGCGATGCGCTGCGTGACATGCTGGGCCTGGCCGAGCCGGTCAAGCGCGTGGAATGCTTCGACATCAGCCACACCCTGGGCGAGGCGACCGTGGCCTCGTGCGTGGTGTTCGACGCCGCCGGGCCGGTGCGCGCGCAGTACCGCCGCTTCAACATCAGTGGCATCGAGCCGGGCGATGACTATGCCGCCATGCGCCAGGCCATCGACCGTCGCTTCCGTCGTGCGGTGGAAGAGCAGGGCGTGCTGCCGGATGTGCTGCTGATCGACGGTGGAGCTGGCCAGTTGGCGCAGGCCCACGCCGCACTGACCGACCTGGGCGTGGAAGGCGTGCTGCTGGTGGGCGTGGCCAAGGGCGTGGAACGCCGTGCCGGCCACGAAGCGCTGGTGATGCCCGATGGTCGTGAGCTGCGCCCGGGCGCAGCCAATCCGGCGCTGCAGTTCATCCAGCAGGTGCGCGACGAGGCACACCGCTTCGCCATCACCGGCCACCGCGGCCGTCGCCAGAAGGCGCGGATGACCAGCAAGCTGGAGGACATCCCCGGCATCGGCCCCCGCCGCCGCGCCAGCCTGCTCAAGCATTTCGGCGGCCTGGTCGGCCTGAAAGCGGCCGGCGAAGCGGAAATCGCCAAGGTGGAAGGCATCAATGACGCCCTTGCGGCACGCATCTACGCTAACCTGCACGGGTTGGCCACGCCTGATGCGGCCGAGTAG
- a CDS encoding efflux transporter outer membrane subunit — translation MLLLHVGGLVVRRIPSVAVPGAGRGLSLQAVLRPGALLASLALVGCMSVPVPDLPDRTPSAWTQVPQGQGGAVDAKQWWKVLADPALDGLVDQAIAGNLDLQQATLRLQAVRIVAGTSDSRFLPEISASAKQVQDAAAVDTYFHAGIEAIWDLGLFGAAESAQLSAQASADNAEALRNAAQVAVIADVVRSYLDLTVAQAQQDLLARQQTVDDRGEHLVLVRQRLRLDEPGELDRLRARQAATRAAIAQARENADNAARALALLLGRDGPDPAWRAYRTPPKLGTFSLQQVPADLLRHRPQILLAESEVMQAAASKGSARAAMYPRISLGGSILYAYNLTQNARSNSDSSPSIGPYVDIPLWDWGQRRARFHADEKQLDAALLGYRKAVLEGVSEVEGALGSLARLDSSIQSLRAANDAAGQQVTRQARQVQLGLSSEFDGLDAQRAALASQADLIGAQGARVLAFASLYRALGGAPLPARTEDASK, via the coding sequence ATGCTCCTTCTACACGTTGGCGGGCTGGTGGTCAGGCGTATTCCTTCAGTCGCGGTGCCCGGGGCCGGGCGCGGACTCTCCCTGCAAGCGGTGCTGCGCCCGGGCGCGTTGCTCGCCAGCCTGGCGCTGGTCGGTTGCATGTCGGTGCCGGTCCCGGACCTTCCTGACCGTACCCCCAGCGCCTGGACCCAGGTGCCGCAGGGGCAGGGGGGGGCCGTCGACGCGAAGCAGTGGTGGAAGGTGCTGGCCGACCCGGCGCTGGACGGCCTGGTCGACCAGGCCATTGCAGGCAACCTCGATCTGCAGCAGGCAACCCTTCGCCTGCAGGCCGTACGCATCGTCGCTGGTACCTCCGACTCGCGCTTCCTGCCGGAGATCTCGGCCAGCGCCAAGCAGGTGCAGGACGCCGCCGCCGTCGATACCTATTTCCATGCGGGCATTGAAGCGATCTGGGATCTGGGGCTGTTCGGCGCCGCCGAGAGCGCGCAGCTGAGCGCGCAGGCCTCGGCCGACAACGCCGAGGCGCTACGCAACGCCGCACAGGTGGCGGTGATTGCCGACGTGGTGCGCAGCTATCTGGACCTGACCGTGGCACAGGCCCAGCAGGACCTGCTGGCCCGCCAGCAGACGGTGGATGACCGCGGTGAACACCTGGTCCTGGTCCGCCAGCGCCTGCGCCTGGATGAGCCGGGCGAACTTGACCGCCTGCGCGCGCGCCAGGCCGCGACCCGCGCTGCCATCGCGCAGGCTCGGGAAAACGCCGACAATGCGGCCCGTGCGCTGGCCCTGCTGCTGGGCCGCGATGGCCCGGACCCGGCCTGGCGCGCGTACCGCACGCCGCCGAAGCTGGGCACGTTCTCGCTGCAGCAGGTTCCCGCGGATCTGCTGCGCCATCGCCCGCAGATCCTGCTGGCCGAATCGGAGGTGATGCAGGCCGCGGCCAGCAAGGGCTCGGCGCGCGCGGCGATGTACCCGCGGATCAGCCTCGGCGGCTCCATCCTGTACGCGTACAACCTCACCCAGAACGCGCGCTCCAATTCCGATTCCAGCCCGTCGATCGGCCCGTACGTCGACATCCCGCTGTGGGATTGGGGCCAGCGCCGCGCGCGCTTCCATGCGGATGAAAAGCAGCTCGATGCCGCGCTGCTCGGCTACCGCAAGGCGGTGCTGGAGGGTGTGAGTGAAGTGGAAGGCGCGCTGGGTAGCCTGGCGCGCCTGGACAGCAGCATCCAGTCGCTGCGTGCGGCCAATGATGCTGCTGGGCAGCAGGTCACGCGCCAGGCGCGGCAGGTGCAGCTGGGCCTGTCCAGCGAATTCGATGGGCTGGACGCGCAGCGTGCCGCGCTGGCCTCGCAGGCTGATCTGATCGGTGCGCAAGGCGCACGCGTGCTGGCGTTTGCGTCGCTGTACCGCGCGCTTGGCGGCGCACCGTTGCCGGCCCGGACCGAGGACGCGTCGAAATGA
- a CDS encoding winged helix-turn-helix domain-containing protein has product MGHTSGSLVSVGALVGDQARAAMLLQLMDGRAYTATELAHVAGVTPQTASLHLRRLVEGDLLVAVAQGRHRYHRLASSEVAEMLEGILRVADRTPSCTAAASRSMPALRQARSCYRHLAGVHAVAITDRLLQRGHVLPCEGHWRISAEGAVFLGGLGQPLRELLRQPVVAKPARYCRGCLDCTERRPHLAGLVGEAMLDSFVGNDWLRRVEGRRELRLTPPGREALWRLFNLAT; this is encoded by the coding sequence ATGGGCCACACCTCCGGTTCCCTTGTCAGTGTCGGTGCCCTGGTCGGTGACCAGGCACGCGCGGCCATGCTGCTGCAGTTGATGGACGGGCGTGCCTACACCGCAACGGAGCTGGCGCACGTGGCCGGTGTGACCCCGCAGACGGCGAGCCTGCACCTGCGCAGGCTGGTCGAAGGCGATCTGCTGGTGGCCGTCGCGCAGGGGCGGCATCGCTATCACCGGTTGGCATCAAGCGAGGTGGCAGAGATGCTCGAAGGCATCCTGCGCGTGGCCGACCGCACGCCCTCGTGTACCGCCGCAGCGTCACGCAGCATGCCTGCGCTGCGCCAGGCACGTTCCTGTTATCGGCACCTGGCCGGTGTGCACGCGGTAGCCATCACCGATCGCCTGCTGCAGAGGGGGCATGTGCTGCCCTGCGAAGGGCATTGGCGGATCAGCGCCGAAGGCGCGGTATTCCTCGGCGGGCTGGGCCAGCCGCTGCGCGAGCTTCTGCGGCAGCCGGTGGTGGCCAAGCCGGCGCGCTACTGCCGTGGCTGCCTGGATTGCACCGAACGTCGCCCGCACCTGGCAGGCCTGGTCGGTGAGGCGATGCTGGACAGTTTCGTGGGCAATGACTGGCTGCGCCGCGTCGAAGGCCGCCGCGAACTGCGCCTGACCCCGCCGGGGCGGGAGGCGTTGTGGCGGCTGTTCAACCTGGCGACCTGA
- the pgsA gene encoding CDP-diacylglycerol--glycerol-3-phosphate 3-phosphatidyltransferase, which translates to MKLTLPTWLTLLRIVMIPVLVLVFYLPYTWTNFASAAIFGLAAITDWLDGWIARRYQLESAFGAFLDPVADKLMVAVALFLIVQGHPTPWMAFWAAVIVGREIAVSALREWMAELGQRAKVRVAMIGKIKTTAQMVALLCLLYSVAPNVPVEDIWMGWPVFHIGDWTLAIAAVLTLWSGLQYLHAAWPSLRDDERAARERARQKKLGN; encoded by the coding sequence ATGAAGTTGACCCTGCCCACCTGGCTGACGTTGTTGCGGATCGTGATGATCCCGGTGCTGGTGCTGGTGTTCTACCTGCCCTACACCTGGACCAACTTCGCTTCGGCGGCGATCTTCGGCCTGGCCGCGATCACCGACTGGCTCGATGGCTGGATCGCCCGCCGCTACCAGCTGGAGTCGGCCTTCGGTGCCTTCCTCGACCCGGTCGCGGACAAGCTGATGGTGGCAGTGGCGCTGTTCCTGATCGTGCAGGGCCACCCGACGCCGTGGATGGCGTTCTGGGCGGCCGTCATTGTCGGTCGCGAGATCGCGGTGTCGGCGCTGCGCGAATGGATGGCCGAGCTGGGCCAGCGCGCCAAGGTGCGAGTGGCAATGATCGGCAAGATCAAGACCACCGCGCAGATGGTCGCGCTGCTGTGCCTGCTGTACTCGGTGGCCCCGAACGTGCCGGTGGAAGACATCTGGATGGGCTGGCCGGTGTTCCATATCGGCGACTGGACCCTGGCCATTGCCGCGGTGCTGACCCTTTGGTCGGGCCTGCAGTACCTGCACGCCGCCTGGCCGAGCCTGCGCGACGACGAGCGCGCGGCGCGCGAGCGTGCGCGGCAGAAGAAGCTGGGCAACTGA
- the kdsB gene encoding 3-deoxy-manno-octulosonate cytidylyltransferase has product MTEFVVAIPARYAASRLPGKPLRPLGGEPLVLHVARRALQAGAREVWVATDDQRIADTLAGMAEVKVAMTATSHASGTDRLAECARIAGWADDTVVVNLQGDEPFAPAAGIRAVAEALVDGSAPMSTLATTVEDAHTLFDPNVVKLVRNARNEAMYFSRAPIAWHRDGFARSRDTLPEGHAWLRHIGIYGYRAGFLQQFAAMPPGQLEQVESLEQLRVLEAGYPISVAISPEPFPPGIDTPEDLERAETLLQAMAAR; this is encoded by the coding sequence ATGACCGAATTCGTCGTCGCCATCCCGGCCCGCTATGCCGCCTCGCGGCTGCCGGGCAAGCCGCTGCGCCCGCTGGGCGGCGAGCCGCTGGTGCTGCACGTGGCGCGTCGCGCGCTGCAGGCCGGTGCCCGCGAGGTGTGGGTGGCCACCGACGACCAGCGCATTGCCGACACGTTGGCCGGCATGGCCGAGGTGAAGGTGGCGATGACGGCGACCTCGCACGCGTCCGGCACTGACCGCCTTGCCGAGTGCGCGCGCATCGCCGGCTGGGCCGACGACACCGTGGTGGTCAACCTGCAGGGCGATGAGCCGTTTGCGCCGGCCGCGGGCATCCGCGCGGTGGCCGAGGCGCTGGTCGACGGCAGTGCGCCGATGTCAACCTTGGCCACGACCGTCGAGGACGCGCACACCCTGTTCGACCCGAACGTAGTGAAGCTGGTACGCAACGCACGCAACGAGGCGATGTACTTCAGCCGTGCACCGATCGCATGGCACCGCGATGGCTTCGCGCGCAGCCGCGACACGCTGCCGGAAGGGCATGCCTGGCTGCGCCATATCGGCATCTACGGCTACCGCGCCGGTTTCCTGCAGCAGTTCGCGGCGATGCCCCCAGGCCAGCTGGAGCAGGTTGAATCGCTGGAGCAGCTGCGTGTGCTGGAGGCGGGTTACCCGATCAGCGTGGCGATCTCGCCGGAGCCGTTCCCGCCGGGTATCGACACGCCCGAGGACCTGGAGCGTGCCGAAACGCTGCTGCAGGCGATGGCCGCGCGATGA
- a CDS encoding HlyD family efflux transporter periplasmic adaptor subunit: MTKTSHLLPLSLALSAALLLGACSREAPTPASAPSGKAGTAAAGKVAVARGIIDVEGGLIALAPPVDGSITAAPVKEGATVKQGQLLLSLDGALLQQEVAMATADLALANDRLKGTQAQLRELERNATRLSTGASEGVSSNQQADAAKQQLAGVRADVDVAGAQVDMAQHKLEHAKLKLQQMSLSAPEAGTVVGQVPGVGAFVQAGKPAISLLPARPLQVRAELSAAYADAVQVGMHATVVPDSDGAENMGTLPPARVVRISPVFAQARLPEDAGRGMAKVVECVLEFDGQAKARFGQHVRVEFRK, from the coding sequence ATGACCAAGACGTCGCACCTGCTTCCCCTCAGCCTGGCCCTGTCGGCGGCATTGCTGCTCGGTGCCTGTTCCAGGGAAGCGCCCACCCCCGCATCGGCACCTTCAGGCAAGGCGGGCACTGCTGCCGCCGGCAAGGTTGCCGTGGCGCGCGGCATCATCGATGTCGAGGGTGGCCTGATTGCACTGGCGCCGCCGGTGGATGGCTCGATCACCGCCGCGCCGGTGAAGGAGGGCGCCACGGTGAAGCAGGGGCAGCTGCTGCTGTCGCTGGATGGCGCCCTGCTGCAGCAGGAGGTGGCAATGGCCACCGCCGATCTGGCCCTGGCCAATGACCGCCTGAAGGGCACCCAGGCGCAGCTGCGCGAACTGGAGCGCAACGCCACCCGCCTGTCCACGGGCGCCAGCGAAGGCGTGTCCTCGAACCAGCAGGCCGATGCGGCCAAGCAGCAGCTGGCCGGTGTGCGTGCCGATGTCGACGTGGCCGGTGCGCAGGTCGATATGGCGCAGCACAAGCTGGAGCACGCGAAGCTGAAACTGCAGCAGATGTCGTTGAGCGCGCCGGAAGCGGGCACGGTGGTCGGCCAGGTGCCGGGCGTCGGTGCTTTCGTGCAGGCCGGCAAGCCGGCGATCTCGCTGTTGCCGGCGCGCCCGCTGCAGGTGCGTGCCGAACTCAGCGCCGCCTATGCCGATGCCGTGCAGGTGGGCATGCACGCCACCGTGGTGCCGGACAGTGATGGTGCGGAGAACATGGGCACGCTGCCGCCTGCACGCGTGGTGCGCATCAGTCCGGTGTTTGCGCAGGCACGCCTGCCTGAAGACGCAGGACGTGGCATGGCCAAGGTGGTGGAGTGCGTGTTGGAGTTCGACGGGCAAGCCAAGGCGCGCTTCGGCCAGCACGTGCGGGTGGAGTTCCGGAAGTAA
- a CDS encoding ABC transporter permease — MIALARKTLAYEWRRFLPVVLAMCFAGVLLIVQAALVLGIFGTAAIYVKASTADIWAGFPGTQSVNYGHAISADVESHLRMDPDVTRVEPYEWVDGEWRSSAQGTGNVSVYLSGISTRDDAMMFARILPAGVRAQLREPGAVIVDSADLDTLGVDLQNNRAWINGKAVRVVAAQPGLRGLGGVNVLASLDTARAIAGTDPHEGSTYFVAGLRSPELADGVRDRLAASMGQATLVEFWTAPKFASRSQQYWLFDTGAGIAVLFMAVIVCFVGAVITNQSFASVVAGSVREYATLNALGAGRYALARVVFEQALLIGGMGMLLAAAFSTVVLLIAQSQRVPVQLTPMVILGCVALVAVMAMLSSIMAVRSVVRSDPSLLLR, encoded by the coding sequence ATGATCGCGCTGGCCCGCAAGACCCTGGCCTATGAGTGGCGTCGGTTCCTGCCGGTGGTGCTGGCGATGTGTTTTGCCGGCGTGCTGCTGATCGTGCAGGCGGCGCTGGTGCTGGGCATCTTCGGCACCGCCGCGATCTACGTGAAGGCATCCACGGCCGATATCTGGGCCGGGTTCCCCGGCACCCAGAGCGTCAACTATGGGCATGCGATCAGCGCGGATGTTGAAAGCCACCTGCGCATGGATCCGGATGTCACCCGCGTCGAACCCTACGAGTGGGTGGATGGCGAGTGGCGTTCCAGCGCGCAGGGCACCGGCAATGTGTCGGTGTACCTGTCCGGCATTTCCACCCGCGACGACGCGATGATGTTCGCGCGCATCCTGCCGGCCGGTGTGCGTGCACAGCTGCGCGAACCGGGTGCCGTGATCGTCGACAGCGCCGACCTGGATACGCTGGGCGTGGACCTGCAGAACAACCGCGCCTGGATCAACGGCAAGGCCGTGCGTGTGGTTGCCGCGCAGCCGGGACTGCGTGGCCTGGGTGGCGTCAACGTGCTGGCCTCGCTGGATACCGCGCGCGCCATCGCCGGTACCGATCCGCACGAGGGCAGCACCTATTTCGTGGCGGGCCTGCGCTCACCGGAGCTGGCCGATGGCGTGCGTGACCGCCTTGCGGCGTCGATGGGCCAGGCCACACTGGTCGAGTTCTGGACCGCACCGAAATTTGCCAGCCGCTCGCAGCAGTACTGGCTGTTCGATACCGGCGCAGGTATCGCCGTGTTGTTCATGGCCGTCATCGTCTGCTTCGTTGGCGCGGTGATCACCAACCAGTCGTTCGCGTCGGTGGTAGCCGGATCGGTGCGCGAGTACGCTACGCTCAATGCACTCGGTGCGGGTCGCTATGCGCTGGCGCGGGTGGTGTTCGAGCAGGCCCTGCTGATCGGTGGCATGGGCATGCTGCTGGCCGCAGCGTTCAGCACCGTTGTGCTGTTGATCGCGCAGTCCCAGCGCGTGCCGGTACAGCTGACGCCGATGGTGATCCTTGGCTGCGTGGCGCTGGTTGCAGTGATGGCCATGCTGTCGAGCATCATGGCGGTACGTAGTGTCGTCCGCTCCGATCCATCGTTGCTGCTGCGTTGA
- the lpxK gene encoding tetraacyldisaccharide 4'-kinase — protein MAGKGTQTPPYWYDGSPVPWAMRLLAPLYAGVTALRRRAYGRGWRKRHTLPVPVIVVGNITAGGTGKTPLTIALVERLRAAGWKPGVASRGYGREDADKPLWVQADTPTAKGGDEPVLIAWKTGVPVRVDADRVAAGKALIEAGCDVIVCDDGLQHYRLARDIEIEVVDAQRRYGNGRMIPAGPLREPVSRASECDFRVVNLGQADEETAAQACGFGQWPMALHIDSAQPLAGGRARPLSYFKGQRVHAVAGIAHPQRFFDMLRQRGIGVVPHAFADHQAYQPQDLSFGSQLPVLMTEKDAVKCRSFGNDWHYAVPLRAELPAAFWVALTDRLDKLRPN, from the coding sequence ATGGCTGGCAAGGGTACCCAGACCCCGCCGTACTGGTACGACGGCAGCCCGGTTCCGTGGGCAATGCGCCTGCTGGCGCCGCTGTACGCCGGTGTCACCGCGCTGCGCCGGCGCGCCTATGGGCGAGGCTGGCGCAAGCGCCACACGCTGCCAGTGCCGGTCATCGTGGTCGGCAACATCACTGCCGGCGGCACCGGCAAGACACCGCTGACCATCGCTCTGGTCGAGCGCCTGCGCGCGGCCGGCTGGAAGCCGGGCGTGGCCAGCCGCGGCTATGGCCGCGAGGACGCCGACAAGCCCTTGTGGGTACAGGCCGACACGCCGACCGCCAAGGGCGGTGACGAGCCGGTGCTGATCGCCTGGAAGACCGGCGTGCCGGTGCGCGTGGACGCTGACCGCGTGGCCGCCGGCAAGGCGCTGATCGAGGCGGGCTGCGATGTGATCGTCTGCGACGACGGCCTGCAGCACTACCGGCTGGCGCGCGACATCGAGATCGAAGTGGTCGATGCGCAGCGTCGCTACGGCAACGGCCGCATGATTCCGGCAGGCCCGCTGCGCGAACCCGTCAGCCGCGCCAGCGAATGCGATTTCCGCGTGGTTAATCTGGGCCAGGCCGACGAGGAGACCGCGGCCCAGGCCTGTGGATTCGGCCAGTGGCCGATGGCCCTGCATATCGACAGTGCGCAGCCGCTGGCCGGTGGCCGTGCGCGCCCGCTGTCGTACTTCAAGGGCCAGCGGGTGCATGCGGTGGCCGGCATCGCACACCCGCAGCGCTTCTTCGACATGCTGCGCCAGCGTGGCATCGGCGTGGTGCCGCATGCCTTCGCTGACCACCAGGCCTACCAGCCCCAGGATCTGTCCTTCGGCAGCCAGCTGCCGGTGCTGATGACCGAAAAGGATGCGGTGAAATGCCGTTCGTTCGGCAACGACTGGCACTACGCCGTTCCGTTGCGCGCCGAGCTGCCCGCCGCGTTCTGGGTGGCGCTGACCGATCGCCTGGACAAGCTGAGACCGAACTGA
- a CDS encoding ABC transporter ATP-binding protein — translation MTSTRAVAPTLQADALEKGFMSGDVQVPVLRGLSLDIYPGELTLVSGPSGCGKSTLLSLLSGLSAPDGGRVHALGQDVGHMSRSEVERFRLHHVGFVFQGFNLFPALTALEQVQLPLGYRGMRNRESEPLARKALEEVGLSHRSHMRPAQLSGGEKQRVAVARAFAKSPTLIFADEPTSALDAENGQRVIDILHRYARAHGATVLCVSHDPRLIRHADRVIAMEDGMVRDDRRQNETVESAP, via the coding sequence ATGACTTCTACACGCGCCGTCGCCCCGACCCTGCAGGCCGACGCACTGGAAAAGGGCTTCATGTCCGGCGATGTGCAGGTGCCGGTGCTGCGTGGCCTGTCGCTGGACATCTATCCCGGCGAGCTGACCCTGGTATCCGGCCCTTCCGGTTGCGGCAAGAGCACGCTGCTGTCGCTGCTGTCCGGCCTGTCCGCACCCGATGGTGGGCGCGTGCATGCGCTCGGCCAGGATGTGGGCCACATGAGTCGCAGCGAGGTGGAGCGCTTCCGCCTGCACCATGTCGGTTTCGTGTTCCAGGGCTTCAACCTGTTCCCGGCACTGACCGCACTGGAGCAGGTGCAGCTGCCACTGGGTTACCGCGGCATGCGCAATCGTGAAAGTGAGCCCCTGGCCCGCAAGGCGCTGGAGGAGGTCGGCCTCAGCCATCGCAGCCACATGCGCCCGGCGCAGCTGTCCGGTGGTGAGAAGCAGCGCGTGGCGGTTGCCCGTGCGTTTGCCAAGTCGCCGACGCTGATCTTCGCCGATGAACCCACCAGCGCGCTGGATGCCGAGAACGGCCAGCGCGTGATCGACATCCTGCATCGCTACGCACGCGCGCATGGCGCCACCGTGCTGTGTGTGAGCCACGATCCGCGCCTGATCCGGCATGCCGATCGGGTGATCGCCATGGAAGACGGCATGGTCCGTGATGACCGGCGCCAGAACGAAACTGTAGAGTCCGCCCCATGA
- a CDS encoding flavin reductase: MTTLNDDGSSNISPLSSFWALGNRVVLGLGVQGQGYRNLQLRNECVLNFPSSGQAAQVEAIARATGCDPVPPARQAMGYVHVRDKFALAGFSPVASTHVAPMAIAECPLQVEVSVMAMHPPGEDDGQGFVIVEGRVRCVHAHEAITIAGTQHIDVAHWKPLIYLFRHYLGVSAPVGRNFRAETPVRLPA; encoded by the coding sequence ATGACCACGCTGAACGACGATGGCAGCAGCAACATCAGTCCGCTGTCTTCGTTCTGGGCGCTGGGCAACCGGGTGGTGCTTGGACTTGGGGTGCAGGGCCAGGGCTATCGCAACCTGCAGCTGCGCAACGAGTGCGTGCTGAATTTCCCTTCATCCGGGCAGGCCGCACAGGTCGAGGCGATCGCACGGGCAACCGGCTGTGACCCGGTGCCGCCCGCCAGGCAGGCGATGGGCTACGTGCACGTCCGCGACAAGTTCGCACTGGCCGGCTTCAGCCCCGTCGCATCCACCCACGTGGCGCCAATGGCGATTGCCGAGTGCCCGTTGCAGGTGGAGGTCAGCGTGATGGCGATGCACCCGCCCGGCGAGGACGACGGCCAGGGCTTCGTGATCGTCGAAGGTCGCGTCCGCTGCGTGCATGCGCATGAGGCCATCACCATCGCGGGCACCCAGCACATCGACGTTGCGCACTGGAAGCCGCTGATCTATCTGTTCCGCCACTACCTGGGCGTGAGCGCGCCGGTCGGGCGCAATTTCCGCGCGGAGACGCCCGTGCGCCTTCCGGCCTGA
- a CDS encoding low molecular weight protein-tyrosine-phosphatase — MKLLVVCLGNICRSPMAEGALRARLEASPLAGRVQVDSAGTGDWHVGEPPDRRAIACAAGHGVDIGGLRARQLQSADFDRFDWVLCADQANLRDAGRLATPAQRERLALYLPWSGGRGPVAIPDPYTGGSDHFEQVWTLVDDAAERAVARLLHDVDSGIIGS, encoded by the coding sequence ATGAAGCTGCTGGTCGTCTGCCTCGGCAACATCTGCCGCTCGCCGATGGCCGAAGGTGCGCTGCGCGCACGCCTGGAGGCTTCGCCGCTGGCGGGGCGGGTGCAGGTGGATTCGGCCGGCACCGGCGACTGGCATGTCGGCGAGCCGCCGGACCGGCGTGCGATCGCCTGCGCTGCCGGGCATGGCGTGGACATCGGCGGCCTGCGTGCGCGCCAGCTGCAGTCCGCTGATTTCGACCGGTTCGACTGGGTGCTGTGCGCCGACCAAGCCAACCTGCGCGATGCCGGTCGCTTGGCGACGCCTGCCCAACGCGAACGCCTGGCACTGTACCTGCCGTGGTCCGGCGGGCGGGGACCAGTGGCTATCCCGGATCCCTACACCGGCGGCAGCGATCACTTCGAGCAGGTCTGGACGCTGGTCGACGATGCTGCAGAACGTGCCGTGGCACGACTGTTGCATGACGTCGACTCCGGCATAATCGGGTCATGA